The Arachis ipaensis cultivar K30076 chromosome B10, Araip1.1, whole genome shotgun sequence DNA window GTTAGCACAACGGAAGTTGTGACAGCGGCGGTGGCTCGACGGAAGTTGCGCCGGAAGCTTGAGGTGAGTCAGACTGGAGACGTGAGAGGTGAGAGTGGAGGCTGAAGCtcgagaggagaggagaggagtgGGTCTGTGCCTTTGGGTGACTAGGGTTCTCTTTTGGCCCTTTCACTCTCAGCATGCAAAACGCAACGTTTTGCCCAAATTTAAAAAACCGGCCGGgtcacggttcggttcgaccgaccaGTTTCTGGCCGGTTTGGCGGTTCAACTCCGGTTTTTAAAACTGGCGGTTTTACTATCTGTCCGAACCGTATTTAACAACGGTTCACGGTTCGACCGGTTCGACTGGCCGGTTCgaaccgattttcagaacattgccTAGATTCTGAATATTGCCCTCTGTATGCAACGTCAATTCTGTAGAAGTTTGTGCAACTACTATAGGAACATTATCATTTGTAGAAGATCCAACATTAGTATTCGAAATCTCATCAACCATGTTTATAATCCTTCCACTTCGAAGTTGCATAAACTAAATCATTACAAAAAAATCTTTTGACACACTTTATTTAAAATCGTCCCACCAAACATGCCAATTCATTATATCGATTTTTTAGCAAATCttaaaagaggaaaagaaaagagacTTTGCAAAAAGAAAGTAAATTTgtaagaaaagaaaattataagaaatttttaaaaaaatatataaagatataaaaagaattttatgaaaaaaaaagctCTTGACAAATTTTAAACAATCACAAAGTGACTGTTCCCGCCAAATACAAACCCAAGTAACTACCACTTTTATAGTTTGTCCTCGATTTCGAtccttcaatttatttttttgtccTTCGACAACTTCGACCAAATCAAAGCCCTTATTATTGATGCATCTCTCCTCGAATCTATCCTTTAATCNNNNNNNNNNNNNNNNNNTGGTTGATTTGTTAATAAAGACTATTTTGTTTACATATAGGAAGACGTTTTTTTACTTCGTTTTTTCCTGTCGGCGGGCGGTATCATCAACATATAATGAGGTAGACCCTCCTCCGTACATTATGATTTTATAACTAAAATATCAGGATCATGCCATCATAGCTCTCCGTTCTTCACAGATTATTACAAAATTAATAACATTCTGAACAAGAACGACAACGAGCAGGAATAAAATACTACTTACTAATCGTATCCAATAATGGTAGTATAATCTCAAATTCTCAATATGATCGCTCCATGGCTAAAATAGAAGATTCTACACGCGACGCAGAGTGGCATGTTTCTTTCCTATAAATATAAATGCTTATCTTATCCCACTCTGGAAGAACCGAACCTATGCATAATATTTGTCCCGATTCAAATTGGCAATTGTAAGGCTTGACAtttatttctctcttttttcgGCATAGTCATCATAAAGATTTAGGGAACAAAGAATCCTAAAGTCCAGTCAATTATCTAATGCTAACACATCACTTTATGGTTCATATGCTACCTACTCTTTCCACAGTGCGATTCCATTCACCTTAAAATAGTCCACTGCGCCGCCCACTCTAATAACTATTTCATAATGCGGATGCTGTAAAGTGATGATGCATTGATGCCCACAAATAATGTGATTCTCTTGGACTTAAATCTAATATAATCTATGAGAAATTAAAAACCAGAAATTATTGCATGTTCACTAAATAATTAAGTAGATTAATTCCGATATAATAATTTCTCATTGCCTACCATCTTTTTCACGCTTTTCCTTGCCCgttaattaaatttaaagtttAAACTAACTCCGGACATTAAGCATAACTGAGTGCGGCAAAGAAAAATATAAACAGGGCCAAATTCGTGAGAATAATATTATTACTCAATATTAAGCAAATCCCTAaaaaaaacccctaaaaatagGGCAAATTATTGCTATGGTGATTGACCTTGGCTAATCCCAGTCCTCGAGACGGAAGCGGCGCGTGTGGCGCGTCAACAAAAGTGGCGGACGACATTTCCATCTGACAGACCCTAACGGCTCCAATAAGCCTCTCCGGCAACTCCTCCTCCGCCTGCGCCTCCACAACGAATCCCATATCGATTGTCACGCTCGTCACGTATCCCAAGGCAAGGTGCAGAATCGCGTTCGCGATGGCGCTGCTCCCAATGTCAACGTCAATCTCGAAGTAGTTAGGTCCTCTGTGGTAGTTACACGTCAGTGCCTTCCCCAACAAGCACGCGCTGTGGCTCCCCACCGCCTTCTTCACAATCCACGGTCCCTTCACGATCCGGTTCACCAGCTTGAACCGCTGGTTCCTGAATCCGTCGTCTCCGTCTATGAACCGGTTCAGAAGAGAACCGGATTGGACCGGATCCTCCGTCGCGAAGTAGAAAACCGCGCTGTGGTACTCTTTTCCTGGAATTTGTAAGTTCACCGCGAAGATGAAGCTCTTTAGGGATTTGCCTTGCGACTGAGCCCTTCGGAGCGCGTTGGATACGCGATTGTCGGCGCGTGAGAGGACGTCGTCTAGCTTGGTTGGGGATCTGAGCCAGTCCATGCCCGCCGGCGAGAGGAGGTAGTCACCAGCGGGGGATTTCTGGCGTCTCGTGAAATAGCTTTCGGAGCGGAGGTGGAAGAGGTCGCCGGGAGGAGAGGACCAGCCGTTAGTGCCGGTGTCGAGGTCCACGTGGCGGAGTGATCCACCGTTTATGGAGTCGGAGATCCAGTGGGAGGAATCGGAGGCGCTGTCGTCGGAGGTGGAGCTCCGGCGAGTGGGGTTGGTAGGGCACATGAAATCGAGGAAAAAGGAGGAACTATTAAGATTGAAACGCAGCGTTTGGTGTAATGTCTGTCTGGGCTGCGCACAACACAACGCAGCAGAAAAGAGAAGAACTCTCTCTTTATTGTCGCAGTGTTGGTTTTTAGGATTATGGAAGTGGGAGACTATAACTCTATAAGTACTGAAACGGGCTTGATTGTTGTGAAAACTACGAGAGTGCCACTATTGCTGTAGTATAGATTATGACGCTAATTAATGAGCATTTTAAAGAGGGTAACACGGTTGAGACGCGATGTCATCTACTCATCTTTTATCTTTTAGATTGATTCGATTCCATAAATAAATTCTAGCACGCACACCACTGTGACTAAGGTCGaagattaattaattatttagatcatttaattaattttttttggtaacCTTTTAATTACATAATACACGTGGGTGAAAATATTgacttcttattttttttttaaattgttcatNNNNNNNNNNNNNNNNNNNNNNNNNNNNNNNNNNNNNNNNNNNNNNNNNNNNNNNNNNNNNNNNNNNNNNNNNNNNNNNNNNNNNNNNNNNNNNNNNNNNNNNNNNNNNNNNNNNNNNNNNNNNNNNNNNTATatccatattatttttttatcaatttcattacatatataaattttttttcaactaaaTTCAATTAAGTTGgccaaaacttaataaaaattaattttattagtgAGAATGTGTCCAACTCTCCACTAATGCAAACGTCTCGCGCTCTTTAATATGAATATGTTCTTtctttgcatattttttttttattgtcgTTTTTTTATTATTGCTGCTGttgttgtgtttttttttcttttttttctagtaattttgcagcattgtattttttattattttttgcttatttttttcttctttttattcttgttaaaattatcaaaacaagaagaattatgaaaaagtgaaataagaagaagagatgaataagaaaagaagaagaagataataatgatgaagaagaaaaaacagaGGAGAAGTTTTGAGGTATGTAAAATTTATCAGAAAATAACATCGAAATTTTTAACCGTGACACAAAAATTTCTCAATTTTAACACCAAAATTTCTTAACCGTAACGCAAGTTCTAGTTAAGAGGGTGAAGCAAGAATTATTAGAAtgtgaaataataataataataatatgatgatgataatgatgataataaaaaattggaagaggaatgagagtTTTAAATTGTGCAGATTTTATCAGAAAAATAGCACTGAAATTTTTTAATCGGGAcaaaaaaatttcttaattttggcACCTAAAATTTTTTAACCGTGTCATTTTCGACTAAATGATGTACTTTCCTTATGAATGAACTAGTTGGGTAGTATTGAATTCATATATATAAGATATTTAGCCATTTTTGTATCATTAACAACAAATTGATGTATCTTTTGGTTCTAAAACATATTTGAATGTATTTTGTCGGTTGAGTTGAGGTTTTGCACTTGTGATTTTTTAAAGATTTCTCATGTCATTTACCAAAAATTTCTGTCATTTTTGTAGGATTattatgtgttcataacacgcagcagaagaaaagaaagtaatcctaaagatctattttatGCTTAAATTTTATTCTTATAATATAGATCAGATTCAAATACTTGAGCATGCTAGTAAAAATAACTGTCTCCTTCAATAGTaagaaggcgctatgcgtatccatgTCGAGACCAACCTTTACTTGTCAACTCTTTGACCAATGAATAtgtgatctaaattgagaaaaccTCTTTATAACTCTTTGTATACcataaaattattttctaaaaattagactcacatacatttatgtgtgtagaggtaaaggaataaaactcttatATTTGTTAGTCTATTTCCtcatatatagtatgagatttgttattaTTAGAGATTAAGTATAGTTTGTGCTAAGTGTAACAGGCTTGTTAGTAAGTTAGAGAAAGGTAGTTAAATGAGGATAGTAGTGCTAAAGTCGTGACTGATTAGTGGCACTATATAAGACATGTATCAATGTAATAACAAAGTGTGTTCTCGACCATAATGTACTCCTCATTTTCTCAATAATACATCATGATAGTTCTCtagattcttcttctttctctgttttctctTAACTCACCTTCTTGTTCTCTTTTCTAAAGGGTCTCTGGTACCTTCACATGGTATCATCAGAGCTCTCGGGTTCTGATTCATGGCAACTCCAAACAAATTTCAAACTTTTGCAAACTCTATTGCGCGAGCAACAATAAAGACAGTCTCCTTTAAGCTCGATGATGATAACTTCGTGCTTTGAAAGCATTAAGCACTGGCATTCATCAAATCAAATTGACTAGAAGAGCATCTCAATCTGAAGAAGATTCCGAAGCGATACAAGACTGATGAAGATCGCGAGGAAGAAATTGAGACTTAGGAGTTCATCGACTGGGAGCAAGATGATTAAAGAAAAACACAGGAAAGGATGAAGAAGAGAAAAACAAGCGTAAAGAAAAAGAACATACAAAAGCAAAGAAATtttattaagaaaaattaaataattatattacaagTGTTTGAGTTAAAAGAAATTACTTAAGATTCTTAATTTTTACTGTAATATCAAAAGAGTGAGAGTATTTTGGGTTTCTAAATATTTTTCACAAGAACTGAATTCTTTATAATGTTTgcctaaaatattatttatatatcatCTTATGCCAATTGACAATTACTACTTGATACTCCATTTTCGGTAATTGTTACACCGTCATTTGTTTACTATCAATTGAAAATTTCAATAACAATTAGACTGTCAAATTACTTAAACTAaacttaattaaaataaataacatagCATAAATTaacttataataatttctttaaataaattttttttctaaataataatattttttacttaGCCATAAGTGGTAGCGATAATAGATGATGGTGAAAGGAGTGGCAGCTATAATGAATAGTGTTTGCACTTTAAAAGTGGTGGTGATGGTAATGATAGAGAGAGaagtgaaaataaagaagaagatgatAAATATTAAAGatagaattaaacaaaaaatttactAAACATTGACTATCAAAAAAGTTAactacaaaattaaaattaaaattattaaaacattaaagacaaaatttaaacaaattaaaCATAAATAAAGACAAATATACCCAAATTCAACCCATCTCTCTTCCAATAAAAATTCACTCCACACCATCTCTATTTAGATAGGGATAAAATGAGTATCCACAAATACGGGTTATATTCCTAACCCTAACCATAACTATCCAAAGTCACACTTGAGTACGAGGTAAGACATAAAGGCCACAGTATCCTTGATTTGGACCTCACCAATTTCTCTTTAAAATTTTCTCCGGAATGATCCATTTGGATAGCTCACCTCTTCCCAAGTTCTTTTTGCAAgcagattttaataaaaattagggttaagtatgattttaatCCCTAAGATATAAGCCGAAAATTTTTTCGTCTCTAaattttttttgcatacaaaatcgtccttaaggtttaaagtagttttaaaatcgtccttcgaaCCAAAatacccttctcttcttctttttcttcttcttcatcacatcatctcttcttcttcttcattaaaagcaaaaacagaaaaaacagaagcagaaatagaagaagaaacaaaCAATGGCGAAGAGCGGCGAGCACGCGAGGAGCAGCAGCGATGGCGAAGAGCAGCGACAACATCGACTCTGTCTTCTCCACGACATTGTCTCCACCACGCCTACTCATGGACGTGCTTCTCCTTCACAAACAATTTCAAATCTCCTCTTCTTTTTTTCTAtgttgttgttaaatttgaaatattagaTTGCAATGAATGATGTTGTTGTTCTTAAATTTGAATATTGTGTTATTGTTGAATATtgtgtgttgttgttgttgatactTCATTAGTGGCTTCTTTGTGGTTCCTTTTTACTCCATTAATGGCTTctctgttctttttcttttttctttttaattttataattttttattaggaATAATTGAGTccaaaattttaagatttaggtcaaaatgacgattttaaaactactTTGAACCTTAAagacgattttgtatgcaaaaaaaatttgagatgaaaaaaatTTTCGATCTATACCTTAAAAACTAAAATCGTACTTAATACTAAAAATTATTatgtacacaaaaaaaaaaactatcaaaTTACTATTGCAGATTAGTATATAAATGTTTAAATCGTTTATTATATAGAGTATTTACATATTTTGGTTCTCAAAGAATTTTGAATTAGACACTTTAGtctccaactaaaattaattattcgattGGTCCTAACAATTAATTCCTTCAGTCACTTAGGTCCTCGActccgtcaactctaacggaAGACAAAATAGTCCTTGACAACTCTAACAAGagacaaaatgatccctgacaactctaaTAGGAGACAAAATAATCCCTGACCCCTTTGTTCGAAAACGATATTGTTCTTCCCTAATTTTCATTATATCTCACATAACTTtaacattcatactctccttcttcatcttcacagtcttcttttccatctttttcttcctcctcttcaattCCAAGATCAAGCTATGGTGTAACTGCCACACGTATCGCACTTACTTCAACATTTTATGGACCACACACTTCCTAAATCTCTGTGACTGGTACACCCACCTCCTCCGCACTTCACCCACCAGAAGCATCCACTTCCACGTCTTCGATAACAACATCACTTTCAACCCCGACAACATCTACCACATCCGCAAGAACAAGTTCCACAACTATTCCAAGGGCACGCTTTTCTTCATCCTCCAGCAAgaatatagattgttggacattagaACATCATGGAAAGATTCTCCTTCtacatcatatgcaaattctcatttgaaatgGACCCCGGTTGCGTTATTACATCTTTTCTGGAGTCCAAGTTGGTAGACAGTTTCGATCTCACAAGCTATCAGTACAACGAGCAATGTCGTCATTACCGCTCATATGGAAACTGAAGCAATTACTGAACATTGGTTCggagaagaagctgaaggaagcGATCGGAGTGGTGGACAATGTGGTGATGGAGATGATATGATAGAGGAGGAGGGAGATGGCGACAATGACAACAGGTCTTAACAAATCGGACTTGTTGTCTAGATTCATGGGATCCATCTAAGACGACAAGTACTTGAGAGGCATAGTCATTAGTTtcctgagtatgaattggttgatAACAAGTTGAGGATTTTTCTTCTTACAAATATTGAGGTTGCAGAGTGTGCATTGTGTAGCTTGAAGTTACAGTATTAAACTGTTAGTGTTATGCGAAATATGATGGAAATTAGGAGAGAACAGTGTCGTTTCCAAACAGATGAggtcagggaccattttgtccgttgttagagttgtcagggactattttgtcctccgttagagTTAACGGAAcaaaggacctaagtgactgacggagttaattgttagggaccaatcgaataattaattttagttggagaCTAAAATATCTGGTTCAAAATCTTTGAAGATCAAAATGGGTAAATACTTGATTNNNNNNNNttttaatatatattttatataaataattaatttgatgATTACCTTTTATATATACTTAATATTGTTTTCCTAGTAAACTTTGaaataaatctttttcatttctgTCTTTTCGTTATTTGTTTAAcacttactttttattttttaaagattgACAGGCAATTTTTGCTACTTCCACCAGTTTTCGATTGCGAGTTTCACGAGAAAAGCCATGGatggtaggggtgtgcatggtccgGTTCGGTCCGGTCTCGAACACTTTagaggctaatttggtgtgatttcatcgggtctagggtcgggtatggatctcaaaaatagaccccgtcataatttcgggtcgggtccgggtcaTAACTCGagtcacccgaaatcggcccggtggccTGGTCatcatatataattaatattttgtgttattagtgatggatgatggctattattatgtgaaatttaagtgttgtaaaccttaatattttgtgttattagtcattatatataagactataagttaatattttatgtttaaaatgcataagactttagactaatgcataatcttgtgttatttgtattgatttaaatatttggtgttgttaggcaatattagtattgattatggttatgctttaattttagagaagagttagttcttagtatatatttctaagtgaattttaccatgtcaaataatgattggagtcttggaaatttggatatttttatatgCTAACTTACAaaaaggtatcaaggtaatataatattaacggcccgattttcacccggtttttacccagTATAATCATGACCCGAAAGTGTATAAATTTCATCGGGTCTAAGGTCGGATTTGGGTCTTAaaaataggcccggtatatatttcggatcGGATCTGGGTCATACCAAACCCGATTTTACCCGGCCCATGCATACCCCTAATGGATGGCACCGTAAATTCAAGTATAGAAGCGATGTGTAGGAAAATGCCAGCGTTGACACAATATTGGTATTGGACGGTACGATACGGATATTGATGATTCAATGAATCATGATTAGAATTTAGAGAGCGACACGTACATACAAGCCACGGACGGCAAGCTCATACTATGAAAGAAAGACTACAAAAACCCAAGAGCACGGGTTCCATTACACCAACTGGCCCCACACAAGTCATTACCTAATGTTACTGTTACCTTGTTAAGTCTCCCCATTTCATTTCGTTTGATTCTTTCCCATAAACCACAATATCTTGAGACTTCGATTGTCATAACGATAAAGCTTTGGGCACTAATTAAGAAAAATACTAATTTTATGACTGCCCCCGAGATACATACACAAAAAACAAATCAATGGAGCAATGGATATTTATACAATAGACAGGGATCACCTTGTGCCTCAAACTAGAACAGAGCAAACTACATGTACTGTGCTGCTTGGTTTTCATTAACTAATAATGTCAACTGCTATTATTACATCTTCTCTAGAATCTTTATAATTCTAGAAAATCTTTGGAATCGTTTCTCTCTCACACACATCCAAATTTGATATCAAGATGCTGCTTTAAAAATCACGGTGATGGTTAAGTCAGAAAATACTATTCCTACTAATACTGAAACTTCAATGGTTAAAGCATAACTGAACTATTACCTTTCGGCACAACCGAACCCACCACCTTTGGAATTGCGTGGAAGCAAACAATCTCTATTCTCTAGTGTTACTCAATGTC harbors:
- the LOC107623783 gene encoding protein ENHANCED DISEASE RESISTANCE 2-like, which encodes MCPTNPTRRSSTSDDSASDSSHWISDSINGGSLRHVDLDTGTNGWSSPPGDLFHLRSESYFTRRQKSPAGDYLLSPAGMDWLRSPTKLDDVLSRADNRVSNALRRAQSQGKSLKSFIFAVNLQIPGKEYHSAVFYFATEDPVQSGSLLNRFIDGDDGFRNQRFKLVNRIVKGPWIVKKAVGSHSACLLGKALTCNYHRGPNYFEIDVDIGSSAIANAILHLALGYVTSVTIDMGFVVEAQAEEELPERLIGAVRVCQMEMSSATFVDAPHAPLPSRGLGLAKVNHHSNNLPYF